Within Paramormyrops kingsleyae isolate MSU_618 chromosome 24, PKINGS_0.4, whole genome shotgun sequence, the genomic segment TTTCTCCAGCTTTGGCTCCTGTCATTCCACCTCTTACTGCTCCTGCTATATTATACACTCATCCAGCCATTCCCAGTCCAACTCCTGCTGCTGCCCCTGCTTCTATTGCAGCTCCAGCTACCCCAGCCTCAGCTATGGATGTGCCCAGTACTGCTACTACAATTCTCTCATTGACTATCACTGCTGCTGGTCCACCAGCCCCTGCTGACATTCTGGCTCCAGATTCCTTCAATACACTAAAGGTGAGCTTTGCTCGTGCAGTGAATTGCCCAAACTCCCCCAGCTTCTGtccctgctgctgcagctgcccctGCCCCGGATGCTCCCCTAGCTGTTAAATATCCTTCAATAAAGTGAAGCTGCTCTTTCCTTTTTCAGTTAGTCTACTGCAGTAGTTTATAAggtgtttcctttttttttgtcactctCTGCCCTGATTCCCAAGCTTCCTTCACCATATTTCCTGCTTTCTCCACCACAGCTTCAGCTGCATATTCTGCAGCCTCTTTTGGAGTGTCTGCTCTGGCTGCAGCTTTGGCTCCTTCAACCCCCCCTCCTATGGCTCCTGCGGTAGCTAATGCCCCAGCAGCTACACCCACTCCAAttcctgctgctgctcctgACCCTAATGTCCCTGCTGCTCCTGACCCTAATGTCCCTGCTGCTCCTGACCCTAATGTCCCTGCTGCTCCTGACCCTAATGTCCCTGCTGTTCTAACAGCTTCCACTATTGTATCTACAGGGTGTGTACAATCTGCAGTTACTACCTCCTTTAAAAATCCAGCCACCAATGTAAGTGATATTGATAATCCTACAGGCACACCCAGCAGAGCCCCCAGTAAAGTGCCAGTAGTAACTCCTGCCACAAATCTCAGAGTCTTGgtcctcactctctctcttgctcgtcTCCTGATCACAGACTCCTCtgctttctctcctctctcctccaGCTCTTCTTTTATCTTATTAACCTCTTTGTCTATAGCTTCTGCTATTACCTGGAGTGATTCATTTGTGTAATGACTGCTGCCATTGTTTGTCACCATGTTGTCTATAGTTATCAGCATCTGTTTAATCTGAAAGCTGTTGCTCCTGTACTCTGATTCATCCAGGTTTCCTCCAGAACTTGTAGATCTTTCAGACCCTTGGCCCGGTTCATGATCAAGTGTTGATTCTGGTTCTAACAGCATGTTCTTCACTTCTTCCAGTGCCAGAACAGCCTGTGACTCCCCAGCTTCTCTCTTCTTTATCATCATTTTCTTTAGTTTTTCTAGGAGATCTGCAGATTGAGCATTTTTATCATCTTTTTTGTTCCACTGTTGAGAGTCAATGACATGGACTCGGCCTTCACACTTATCAACAAGTTCCTTCAGATCCTTGTTCTTCTTTACATATTCCTTAATGGTCTGGTTTTCTTTAAGCTCATCACCATGTGTGAAGAGGACAACTGTGTGCTTCAGGGTTTCCTCCCCAAACCACTTCAGTATCATCTTCACAGACTCTTTCTCTTCTTCAGTGTATCTTCCCACTTTCAGGACTAGGATGAAGGCATGTGGACCAGGAGCACATTCAGTGAGACAGGATATTATGGAATACTTCAGCTCTTCATCAGACCTCATTGGGTCAAAGATCCCTGGTATGTCAGTTACCTTAATCTTTTTGCCATTAAAGTTTCCTTCTTCTGTTTGACAATCTTGTGTTACACCATCAGGATCGGCTGAAACTTCAAACTTCTCTTCCCCCAGGATAACATTTCCTGCACTGCTCTTCCCAGATCCCGTTTTTCCCAACAGCACAATTCTTACTTCAGCAGGTGCTTTGGGAAAGAAACACGGTATCAATTACCATGAACTTTATAGATGCGTCTTGTTTGAAATCTCATAACAACATTCTAAGACCAAGCCTTTCAGCAGAAGGAGCCTTAAACATGATCATGATGAACAGGAATATGTGATACTGCTGTGGAAATGAGCATCCTCTAGTCTGTCTtgtatgcatttattttattgtcaGCTGGACGCAGTGCAGAGCCAAAGCATGAAAGTGACTGACAGTAATAGGTACTTACTTAACTTctacaaactaacacaattaTTTCCACTTATTGTTTAACCAATGAAAGACCTCATTTATTtatgcagtttatttttttttacctgaaaTGTCGAATAGAAACTAAGACTTTCACCCACATGTGGTAGTTTCACAACAGAGGCTGGGCTAAAATAATTGCAATTAACTGGTGGAATTCAGCACTGCTGCTGCAGGGCAGTCAGCTGAGCAGAAAGCAGCATGTCTGTACCACCAAAAGccagacacacaaacaggatGTGCTGCAACTACACACAGCAAAGCCTGGCCAGATAGTAACATGGTAAAAGTGTCATTTACAGACAGCAGAGCCTTTCAGAGTAAGACCCTCACTCACACCTCCGTTTCTGAGATTCATCAGCTGGTCTGAGTCTTGAGTCAGTCTAGCTGATTCCTGATTACAATATCTCTGATCATCAGTCTATGTGCTTCAGAGAGAGATAGACAGAGCACAGCTGGGAGGCCCAGACAGCAGAGCAGAAATGCCAGTGTGGTAACTGACTCACCATCCATGTTTTCCTATAGGTTGGTATCAGAAACTGCTTTATGTCAAGCACCTATATCTGCAAGTGAAGAAATGTGAATGTTAAAGGCTCCGAACTCCAGGGCTGCTTCAAACACACAAAttggaatttattttttccatcagaccaatttaaatacagacgctcctctacttacgaactttcaacttatgaactttcagacatacgaacgaagaggactgtaagtccatgtgttcgttgggctcctgtttcctgtccacaacatcaatatttttttctgcgtGCCAATTCCACGCAGTacaacttctggccgctactctcgccgcgcagcagcatagcgtacgtactcccagcatcctagtacTTTGTACTTtgtacccttaaaatgatgttgaataacgacttacgaacatttaaagttacgaacggccgatCGGAACGTAACCCGTTcctaagtagaggagcgtctgtacataTACTTCATTTGTAATATCATATATTATTTACTATGTGGATAACATAACTGTCAACAAAAGGATCAGAGTGTACAGAAATGAGAAATCGTGAATGAATGGTGAAGTCAAACAGCTGCTCAGGGCAAGGGACACAGCACTTAAATCAAGAAAACTAGTCTTAAGAGAGACATCAGGTCTGCAAAACTAAAGTACAAACAGCAGATTGAGGAGGACTTAACATGACACAAACTCATAGCAGATGTGCCAAGACATCTGTTCAGTCACGGATTACAAAAAGAAGAATGTCATACACCACGTGCTAGACAATAACAATTCCAACCTAGCAGAGGAACTTAATGGCTTCTTTGCATGAGTCAACAAGGACAATGACCAACCACCAGCCAGCTTCAAACTGAAAGGTGACTCAGAGCCTTTGGTCCTCCACACACATGAGGTGTGGCCGTCACCCAAGAACATCAATATAAGGAAAGCAGCAGGTTCTGATAACGTGCAAGGACATGTGCTCCAGGCCTGTATTCGCCAAGTAGCAGAAGTAATAATTCACATATTCAACCTCTTTCTTTCCTTTTGTAGTTCTCACATGCCTGAAATCCATGGCCATAGTGCCTGTTCCAAAAACTAATGTTGTTCCGATTCCGATACTAGTATCGGAAATGCTGCCGATACCACCAAAAAATCTGGCATCTTTATCGGCGAGTATTTGAGTCCACGTACCGATCCGATACCATTTTCCTAAACATAACCTAGTTATGCCCGCTAGCTTTGCTTAACGCTGCAAATCGGAAATCAATTCTTCTTCGCTGCTCAGAATGCAAACACAGGAAGTTGTGTCGTGTTGCCACAAGCAACCACTGTTTACGGCAGCGAAGAAGTACAAACGTGCAAGAAGTATGTCCACTGTTTGGCAGTATTTCAGGCTTGATCAACCAGCCAGTAAAACAGTGACATGTATTATATGTCAAGCTGCATATACAGATACACACCCAGGTATCGGATCAGTACTCGGTATCGGCCGATACCCTGAGCCCAAGTATCGGAATCGGTATCGGGAGGGGAAAAATGGTATCGGAACATCTCTACCAAAAACACATATGATCACCTGTCTTAATGACTAATGATCAGTTGCCCTCACCCCTGTCATCACAAAGTGTTTCGAATGACTGTTACGTACATTAAAGCCTCTGTCCCAGCTGATCAAGACAAACACCAGTTTGCCTACCGGACAAACAGATGGTCCGTGGACCCTATATGTGTGGCTTTGCATGCTGCCCTCTCACACCTGGAAAAGCCCAACACCTACACCTACATTGACTATAGCTTGGTTTTAACACCATCATACCAAGCCACCTGATCAGCTTACTTAGTGCATTAGGTTTAACCCCCTCCATATGCAACTGGTTACTGAGCTTTTTCACTAACCGCCCCCAGGCTGTCAGGTTAGGCAAGTACACATCATCCACCTGCACCCAGAGCACCGGTGtgccacagggctgtgtgctaaGTCCCCTCCATTATGCACTTTTCACCCATGACTGTCAACCCACCCACG encodes:
- the LOC140582483 gene encoding uncharacterized protein; this translates as MDAPAEVRIVLLGKTGSGKSSAGNVILGEEKFEVSADPDGVTQDCQTEEGNFNGKKIKVTDIPGIFDPMRSDEELKYSIISCLTECAPGPHAFILVLKVGRYTEEEKESVKMILKWFGEETLKHTVVLFTHGDELKENQTIKEYVKKNKDLKELVDKCEGRVHVIDSQQWNKKDDKNAQSADLLEKLKKMMIKKREAGESQAVLALEEVKNMLLEPESTLDHEPGQGSERSTSSGGNLDESEYRSNSFQIKQMLITIDNMVTNNGSSHYTNESLQVIAEAIDKEVNKIKEELEERGEKAEESVIRRRARERVRTKTLRFVAGVTTGTLLGALLGVPVGLSISLTLVAGFLKEVVTADCTHPVDTIVEAVRTAGTLGSGAAGTLGSGAAGTLGSGAAGTLGSGAAAGIGVGVAAGALATAGAIGGGVEGAKAAARADTPKEAAEYAAEAVVEKAGNMVKEAWESGQRVTKKKETPYKLLQ